A window from Lates calcarifer isolate ASB-BC8 linkage group LG7_2, TLL_Latcal_v3, whole genome shotgun sequence encodes these proteins:
- the prkag3a gene encoding 5'-AMP-activated protein kinase subunit gamma-2 isoform X2: MEPPSQVSFPEKKKEIQKQDADATVYMNFMKSHRCYDAIPTSCKLVIFDTTLQVKKAFFALVANGLRAAPLWDSKLQRFVGMLTITDFINILHCYYKSPMVQMYELESHKIETWRDVYLKYSNHFLISISPEASLFDAIYSLLKYKIHRLPVIDPASGNVLHILTHKRILKFLHIFGKKIPKPPFVRKQIQELGIGTFRNIATVQETASLYDALSIFVERRVSALPVVNEQGKVVALYSRFDVINLAAQKTYNNLDMTMQEAIRRRTCFMEGVIKCYPDETLETIIDRIVKAEVHRLVLVDRADVVRGIISLSDLLQAMVLTPAGIDALLS, encoded by the exons ATGGAGCCTCCTTCACAG GTGTCATtcccagagaagaagaaggaaataCAGAAACAAG ATGCTGATGCCACAGTCTACATGAATTTCATGAAGAGTCATCGCTGCTACGATGCCATTCCAACCAGCTGTAAACTGGTCATATTTGATACCACACTACAA GTGAAAAAGGCCTTTTTTGCACTGGTGGCAAATGGCTTGAGGGCTGCGCCTCTATGGGACAGCAAGCTACAGAGATTTGTGG GCATGCTGACAATTACAGATTTCATCAACATCCTCCATTGCTATTACAAGTCCCCTATG GTTCAAATGTATGAGCTGGAGAGCCACAAGATTGAGACATGGAGAG ATGTCTACTTAAAGTATTCCAATCACTTCCTCATTAGTATTTCTCCAGAGGCCAG CCTCTTTGATGCCATCTATTCCTTACTCAAATATAAGATCCACAGGCTGCCTGTCATCGATCCGGCGTCTGGGAATGTCCTGCACATTTTGACCCACAAAAGAATCCTCAAGTTCCTCCATATATTT GGAAAAAAGATTCCCAAGCCCCCGTTTGTTCGGAAGCAGATCCAGGAACTCGGGATTGGAACGTTCAGGAATATCGCCACCGTTCAGGAAACAGCATCACTTTATGATGCCCTCTCTATATTTGTGGAAAGGCGGGTGTCTGCACTGCCGGTGGTGAATGAACAAG GCAAAGTGGTGGCTCTCTACTCAAGATTTGATGTGATT AATCTAGCAGCTCAGAAGACTTACAACAATCTGGACATGACTATGCAGGAAGCCATTCGCAGGCGCACATGTTTTATGGAGGGAGTCATCAAGTGCTATCCTGATGAAACCTTGGAGACTATTATAGACCGCATTGTCAAAGCTGAG GTCCATCGGCTGGTCCTGGTGGACAGGGCTGATGTGGTGAGGGgcatcatctctctgtctgacctGCTGCAGGCCATGGTCTTAACCCCTGCAGGTATTGATGCCCTTTTGTCCTAG
- the prkag3a gene encoding 5'-AMP-activated protein kinase subunit gamma-1 isoform X1 gives MEPPSQVSFPEKKKEIQKQDADATVYMNFMKSHRCYDAIPTSCKLVIFDTTLQVKKAFFALVANGLRAAPLWDSKLQRFVGMLTITDFINILHCYYKSPMVQMYELESHKIETWRGDSFQNVYLKYSNHFLISISPEASLFDAIYSLLKYKIHRLPVIDPASGNVLHILTHKRILKFLHIFGKKIPKPPFVRKQIQELGIGTFRNIATVQETASLYDALSIFVERRVSALPVVNEQGKVVALYSRFDVINLAAQKTYNNLDMTMQEAIRRRTCFMEGVIKCYPDETLETIIDRIVKAEVHRLVLVDRADVVRGIISLSDLLQAMVLTPAGIDALLS, from the exons ATGGAGCCTCCTTCACAG GTGTCATtcccagagaagaagaaggaaataCAGAAACAAG ATGCTGATGCCACAGTCTACATGAATTTCATGAAGAGTCATCGCTGCTACGATGCCATTCCAACCAGCTGTAAACTGGTCATATTTGATACCACACTACAA GTGAAAAAGGCCTTTTTTGCACTGGTGGCAAATGGCTTGAGGGCTGCGCCTCTATGGGACAGCAAGCTACAGAGATTTGTGG GCATGCTGACAATTACAGATTTCATCAACATCCTCCATTGCTATTACAAGTCCCCTATG GTTCAAATGTATGAGCTGGAGAGCCACAAGATTGAGACATGGAGAGGTGATTCATTTCAAA ATGTCTACTTAAAGTATTCCAATCACTTCCTCATTAGTATTTCTCCAGAGGCCAG CCTCTTTGATGCCATCTATTCCTTACTCAAATATAAGATCCACAGGCTGCCTGTCATCGATCCGGCGTCTGGGAATGTCCTGCACATTTTGACCCACAAAAGAATCCTCAAGTTCCTCCATATATTT GGAAAAAAGATTCCCAAGCCCCCGTTTGTTCGGAAGCAGATCCAGGAACTCGGGATTGGAACGTTCAGGAATATCGCCACCGTTCAGGAAACAGCATCACTTTATGATGCCCTCTCTATATTTGTGGAAAGGCGGGTGTCTGCACTGCCGGTGGTGAATGAACAAG GCAAAGTGGTGGCTCTCTACTCAAGATTTGATGTGATT AATCTAGCAGCTCAGAAGACTTACAACAATCTGGACATGACTATGCAGGAAGCCATTCGCAGGCGCACATGTTTTATGGAGGGAGTCATCAAGTGCTATCCTGATGAAACCTTGGAGACTATTATAGACCGCATTGTCAAAGCTGAG GTCCATCGGCTGGTCCTGGTGGACAGGGCTGATGTGGTGAGGGgcatcatctctctgtctgacctGCTGCAGGCCATGGTCTTAACCCCTGCAGGTATTGATGCCCTTTTGTCCTAG
- the prkag3a gene encoding 5'-AMP-activated protein kinase subunit gamma-3 isoform X3 — protein sequence MGQQATEICGHADNYRFHQHPPLLLQVPYVFPLKVQMYELESHKIETWRGDSFQNVYLKYSNHFLISISPEASLFDAIYSLLKYKIHRLPVIDPASGNVLHILTHKRILKFLHIFGKKIPKPPFVRKQIQELGIGTFRNIATVQETASLYDALSIFVERRVSALPVVNEQGKVVALYSRFDVINLAAQKTYNNLDMTMQEAIRRRTCFMEGVIKCYPDETLETIIDRIVKAEVHRLVLVDRADVVRGIISLSDLLQAMVLTPAGIDALLS from the exons ATGGGACAGCAAGCTACAGAGATTTGTGG GCATGCTGACAATTACAGATTTCATCAACATCCTCCATTGCTATTACAAGTCCCCTATG TTTTCCCTCTAAAGGTTCAAATGTATGAGCTGGAGAGCCACAAGATTGAGACATGGAGAGGTGATTCATTTCAAA ATGTCTACTTAAAGTATTCCAATCACTTCCTCATTAGTATTTCTCCAGAGGCCAG CCTCTTTGATGCCATCTATTCCTTACTCAAATATAAGATCCACAGGCTGCCTGTCATCGATCCGGCGTCTGGGAATGTCCTGCACATTTTGACCCACAAAAGAATCCTCAAGTTCCTCCATATATTT GGAAAAAAGATTCCCAAGCCCCCGTTTGTTCGGAAGCAGATCCAGGAACTCGGGATTGGAACGTTCAGGAATATCGCCACCGTTCAGGAAACAGCATCACTTTATGATGCCCTCTCTATATTTGTGGAAAGGCGGGTGTCTGCACTGCCGGTGGTGAATGAACAAG GCAAAGTGGTGGCTCTCTACTCAAGATTTGATGTGATT AATCTAGCAGCTCAGAAGACTTACAACAATCTGGACATGACTATGCAGGAAGCCATTCGCAGGCGCACATGTTTTATGGAGGGAGTCATCAAGTGCTATCCTGATGAAACCTTGGAGACTATTATAGACCGCATTGTCAAAGCTGAG GTCCATCGGCTGGTCCTGGTGGACAGGGCTGATGTGGTGAGGGgcatcatctctctgtctgacctGCTGCAGGCCATGGTCTTAACCCCTGCAGGTATTGATGCCCTTTTGTCCTAG
- the prkag3a gene encoding 5'-AMP-activated protein kinase subunit gamma-3 isoform X4 gives MGQQATEICGHADNYRFHQHPPLLLQVPYVFPLKVQMYELESHKIETWRDVYLKYSNHFLISISPEASLFDAIYSLLKYKIHRLPVIDPASGNVLHILTHKRILKFLHIFGKKIPKPPFVRKQIQELGIGTFRNIATVQETASLYDALSIFVERRVSALPVVNEQGKVVALYSRFDVINLAAQKTYNNLDMTMQEAIRRRTCFMEGVIKCYPDETLETIIDRIVKAEVHRLVLVDRADVVRGIISLSDLLQAMVLTPAGIDALLS, from the exons ATGGGACAGCAAGCTACAGAGATTTGTGG GCATGCTGACAATTACAGATTTCATCAACATCCTCCATTGCTATTACAAGTCCCCTATG TTTTCCCTCTAAAGGTTCAAATGTATGAGCTGGAGAGCCACAAGATTGAGACATGGAGAG ATGTCTACTTAAAGTATTCCAATCACTTCCTCATTAGTATTTCTCCAGAGGCCAG CCTCTTTGATGCCATCTATTCCTTACTCAAATATAAGATCCACAGGCTGCCTGTCATCGATCCGGCGTCTGGGAATGTCCTGCACATTTTGACCCACAAAAGAATCCTCAAGTTCCTCCATATATTT GGAAAAAAGATTCCCAAGCCCCCGTTTGTTCGGAAGCAGATCCAGGAACTCGGGATTGGAACGTTCAGGAATATCGCCACCGTTCAGGAAACAGCATCACTTTATGATGCCCTCTCTATATTTGTGGAAAGGCGGGTGTCTGCACTGCCGGTGGTGAATGAACAAG GCAAAGTGGTGGCTCTCTACTCAAGATTTGATGTGATT AATCTAGCAGCTCAGAAGACTTACAACAATCTGGACATGACTATGCAGGAAGCCATTCGCAGGCGCACATGTTTTATGGAGGGAGTCATCAAGTGCTATCCTGATGAAACCTTGGAGACTATTATAGACCGCATTGTCAAAGCTGAG GTCCATCGGCTGGTCCTGGTGGACAGGGCTGATGTGGTGAGGGgcatcatctctctgtctgacctGCTGCAGGCCATGGTCTTAACCCCTGCAGGTATTGATGCCCTTTTGTCCTAG